The Peribacillus sp. FSL P2-0133 genome has a segment encoding these proteins:
- a CDS encoding PTS glucose transporter subunit IIA: protein MFKKLFSKKESVEQLLAPINGQVINIEDVPDPVFSGKMMGDGIAILPEEGLVVSPIDAEVIQVFHTKHALGLRTKHGIELLIHIGLETVNLKGEGFEVHVAEGQNVKAGDKLVTFDIDFLKSKAPSIVTPIVITNGELVEKLEKTNSTQANINETEIMSVYLK from the coding sequence ATGTTCAAAAAATTATTTAGTAAAAAAGAAAGTGTGGAACAGCTGCTTGCTCCTATTAATGGACAAGTAATAAATATTGAAGATGTTCCGGATCCGGTGTTTTCCGGTAAAATGATGGGGGATGGAATAGCGATACTTCCTGAGGAGGGGTTGGTCGTATCTCCAATCGATGCAGAAGTAATCCAGGTTTTTCATACTAAACATGCACTAGGCCTCCGTACAAAGCATGGCATTGAATTGTTGATTCATATTGGACTGGAAACAGTTAACCTTAAAGGTGAGGGATTTGAAGTCCATGTCGCAGAAGGGCAAAATGTAAAAGCAGGAGACAAGCTTGTAACATTTGATATCGATTTTCTAAAATCCAAAGCTCCAAGCATCGTAACTCCGATTGTTATCACGAATGGCGAGCTAGTTGAAAAACTGGAAAAAACAAATAGTACCCAAGCGAATATTAATGAAACCGAGATAATGAGTGTTTATTTAAAGTAA
- a CDS encoding DUF1801 domain-containing protein — translation MEGTNTFHSIDEYIIQFPEEVQEILKTLRKVIKDATPEAEEKISYQMPTFVLYGNLVHFAAYKKHIGFYPTPSAITAFEASLSEYKCSKGAVQFPLNKSIPYELITEMVIFRVEENKKKKAEGKLKKKK, via the coding sequence ATGGAAGGAACCAATACTTTTCATTCAATTGATGAATACATTATACAATTTCCCGAAGAAGTTCAGGAGATATTAAAAACTTTAAGAAAAGTCATAAAGGATGCAACGCCGGAGGCAGAAGAAAAGATAAGCTATCAAATGCCTACCTTTGTTTTATATGGAAATCTGGTACATTTCGCTGCCTATAAAAAACATATAGGTTTCTATCCAACTCCAAGCGCGATCACTGCTTTTGAAGCTTCATTATCTGAATATAAATGTTCAAAAGGGGCCGTTCAGTTTCCGCTAAACAAGTCAATTCCTTATGAATTAATAACCGAGATGGTTATATTTAGAGTGGAAGAGAACAAAAAGAAGAAAGCAGAAGGGAAATTGAAAAAGAAAAAATAA
- a CDS encoding alpha/beta hydrolase: MQQVANEYIEQTIEWEESILKVNQRKINCNEKEITYTHIENGSPAVCFMFSGAGYTYEKPLFYYSTMMMLQNQYDVVHIHYAYDQDIFKHPLVDITKVIVNDISPVITEVLQNQEYQGTVFLGKSLGTIPIINGMMKNERFMNAKMILLTPLLKFDSIFEGLLSSNHSAHIVIGEKDHHYIPGKIERIENKSNISMDKIPHANHSLDIEPLNTSRSITMLEGVMNRMEEFLKK, translated from the coding sequence ATGCAGCAGGTAGCTAATGAATATATAGAGCAAACGATAGAATGGGAGGAATCTATCTTGAAGGTTAACCAAAGAAAAATTAACTGTAATGAAAAAGAAATTACATACACACATATTGAAAACGGAAGTCCAGCCGTTTGTTTTATGTTTTCAGGTGCGGGGTACACGTATGAGAAGCCGTTATTCTATTATTCAACAATGATGATGCTTCAAAATCAGTATGATGTCGTGCATATTCATTACGCTTACGACCAGGATATTTTCAAGCATCCATTGGTAGATATCACAAAAGTGATCGTTAATGATATTAGTCCCGTCATTACGGAAGTACTTCAAAATCAAGAATATCAAGGAACAGTGTTTTTAGGCAAATCACTTGGTACAATACCTATCATCAACGGAATGATGAAAAATGAGCGGTTTATGAATGCCAAAATGATTTTGCTCACGCCACTATTGAAGTTCGATTCGATTTTTGAAGGGTTATTGAGCAGCAACCATTCAGCACATATAGTTATAGGAGAAAAAGATCATCATTATATTCCAGGTAAAATTGAAAGGATTGAAAATAAATCGAACATAAGCATGGATAAAATCCCACATGCTAATCATTCTTTGGATATTGAACCATTGAATACTTCAAGGTCGATTACCATGCTAGAAGGTGTAATGAATAGAATGGAAGAGTTCTTAAAAAAATGA
- the blaOXA gene encoding class D beta-lactamase — MKIKPLCFILVLLVTGSMGTIHASANDQKVKELDIGESFDGAEGTMVLQNLKNDKVFIYNKQRSKVRYTPESTFKVANALIGLQTKAVSDEYEVKRWDGVIREFEDWNRDHTLASAMRHSVIWYYQAMARDIGAENMQKYVNLINYGNRDISGGIDQFWLDSSIKISAREQVQFIENLVEEKLPIDKQHMRTVKRIMINEEADSYVLHGKTGTRLSDMGLGWYVGYIETDKGKWAFATNMDGSGSKAKTITLDALKELNIIKE, encoded by the coding sequence ATGAAAATTAAACCTTTATGTTTCATCCTTGTCCTGCTAGTCACTGGTTCCATGGGCACAATTCATGCAAGCGCAAACGATCAAAAGGTGAAAGAACTGGATATCGGGGAGTCTTTCGATGGTGCGGAAGGCACGATGGTTCTCCAAAACTTAAAAAATGATAAAGTATTTATTTATAACAAACAGAGAAGTAAAGTACGCTACACTCCAGAATCGACATTCAAAGTCGCGAATGCATTAATCGGCTTACAGACAAAAGCGGTGAGCGATGAATATGAAGTGAAGCGCTGGGATGGCGTAATCAGGGAATTTGAAGATTGGAACAGAGATCATACTCTGGCTTCAGCCATGAGGCATTCCGTGATCTGGTATTATCAAGCAATGGCCCGCGATATCGGAGCGGAAAACATGCAGAAATATGTGAACCTGATCAATTACGGCAATCGTGATATCTCCGGTGGGATCGATCAGTTCTGGCTCGACAGCAGCATAAAGATTTCTGCCCGGGAACAAGTCCAATTCATCGAAAACCTTGTAGAGGAAAAACTGCCTATCGATAAGCAGCATATGAGAACCGTAAAGAGAATCATGATCAATGAAGAAGCAGACTCATATGTCCTCCATGGAAAAACCGGTACACGCCTTTCTGATATGGGATTGGGCTGGTATGTGGGTTACATCGAAACGGACAAAGGCAAATGGGCCTTCGCAACGAACATGGACGGCAGCGGAAGCAAAGCCAAAACGATTACGCTTGATGCGCTGAAAGAGTTGAATATCATAAAAGAATAA
- the sulP gene encoding sulfate permease codes for MMGSSRLEGYNLGHFQKDLVAGVVVGIVAIPLAMAFAIASGVRPEYGLYTSIIAGIMVSLFGGSKYQIAGPTGAFVPVLFGVVMQYGYEKLLIAGFLAGIMIFLMGIFKLGRFIKFIPRPVTIGFTAGIAVIIFSGQIANFFGLSNLKKEEAFLLNMKEILLNFNTVNFYSVLVAIISLTLVILTPKYVPKIPGALLGLLVSTLAASLFFPGQVATIGSAYGAIPNALPQFQFPQITGGLVIELLPAALVIAMLGGIESLLSAVVADGMTNSKHNSNKELIGQGLTNMITPLFGGIPATGAIARTATNIKNGAVSPISGVIHGLVVLLVLVSLAPYASAIPLASMAPILMFVAWNMSERKEFSHILKAKTMDSIVLIVTFVLTVLIDLTTGVGIGLLLAILSFVKLMSGTLKLSKVLPDPADKLVKPEMVQQGSSCPQINIYTIEGPLFFGSIERLQEEIEEIMLSRPKVLLLRMSNVPFIDTSGEALLTEIVKQFKFHNLQVLISGIQQEPKEMLKKTGFIKLVGEEQFFSSTGDAINKALSKLDENRCKGCKQFSFAECTALSQQVQKPALLKQKRKREIGLT; via the coding sequence ATGATGGGATCTAGCAGGCTTGAAGGATACAACTTAGGCCATTTTCAGAAAGACCTGGTTGCCGGGGTGGTAGTTGGGATTGTGGCGATTCCTTTAGCGATGGCTTTTGCCATTGCTTCTGGAGTAAGACCGGAATATGGACTGTACACATCCATTATTGCCGGAATCATGGTCTCCCTTTTTGGAGGATCCAAATATCAAATTGCAGGCCCGACTGGAGCCTTTGTCCCGGTCTTGTTCGGTGTGGTCATGCAGTACGGATATGAAAAACTGTTAATCGCCGGTTTCTTGGCAGGCATCATGATTTTTCTTATGGGTATATTCAAACTGGGAAGATTCATCAAGTTTATACCACGTCCAGTTACCATCGGCTTTACTGCTGGAATTGCCGTGATTATCTTCTCTGGGCAGATTGCCAATTTCTTTGGGCTCAGTAACTTAAAAAAAGAAGAAGCCTTTCTTTTAAATATGAAAGAAATCTTATTGAACTTCAATACAGTGAATTTCTATAGTGTACTGGTCGCTATCATAAGTTTAACTCTCGTCATACTGACTCCAAAATATGTACCGAAAATACCTGGAGCATTGCTGGGATTGCTTGTATCAACTCTAGCAGCCAGCTTATTCTTTCCAGGTCAGGTAGCGACAATTGGCTCGGCCTATGGCGCCATTCCTAATGCATTGCCCCAATTTCAGTTTCCCCAGATCACTGGCGGCCTAGTGATTGAACTTCTTCCGGCTGCTTTGGTCATTGCCATGCTTGGAGGAATTGAATCACTATTATCAGCTGTAGTGGCAGACGGCATGACCAACAGTAAGCATAACAGCAATAAAGAGCTGATAGGGCAAGGATTGACCAATATGATTACGCCTTTATTTGGAGGCATTCCAGCTACAGGTGCCATCGCGCGTACAGCAACGAATATTAAAAACGGTGCAGTTTCCCCTATATCAGGTGTGATTCATGGGCTGGTGGTATTGCTCGTGTTGGTCAGCCTGGCTCCATATGCTTCGGCGATTCCATTGGCCAGCATGGCCCCCATTCTTATGTTTGTCGCATGGAACATGAGCGAACGAAAGGAATTTTCGCATATCTTAAAAGCAAAAACCATGGACTCGATCGTATTGATCGTTACCTTCGTGTTAACCGTATTGATTGATCTGACAACAGGCGTCGGGATCGGATTACTATTAGCGATTCTATCTTTCGTTAAACTGATGAGCGGTACATTGAAATTATCCAAGGTATTACCAGATCCAGCTGATAAACTAGTTAAACCAGAAATGGTGCAACAAGGTTCAAGCTGTCCGCAGATAAACATATATACGATAGAAGGACCATTATTCTTTGGTTCGATCGAAAGGCTGCAAGAAGAAATCGAAGAAATAATGCTTTCAAGACCTAAAGTCCTCCTATTAAGAATGAGCAATGTGCCATTTATCGATACATCGGGAGAAGCGCTTCTCACCGAAATCGTGAAGCAATTCAAGTTTCATAATCTACAAGTGTTGATTTCCGGGATTCAACAGGAACCAAAAGAAATGCTGAAAAAAACTGGATTCATTAAACTGGTAGGTGAGGAACAATTCTTTTCCAGTACGGGTGATGCCATTAATAAAGCTTTATCCAAACTGGATGAGAACCGTTGTAAAGGATGTAAACAGTTCTCTTTTGCTGAATGTACCGCACTCTCTCAGCAAGTCCAAAAGCCTGCGTTATTAAAACAAAAAAGAAAACGGGAGATAGGTTTAACATGA
- a CDS encoding carbonic anhydrase — MSVISSILDYNKTFVDQNKYKEFQTTKYPDKKIVIITCMDTRLLELLPKAMGLRNGDAKIIKNAGAIVSHPFGSIMRSILVAIYELKVEEVCVIGHHGCGMVGLRSSSLLDAAKQKKVSQEHIDVLTNSGIDLSKWLSGFQCVEESVTNSVRLIENHPLLPESIAVHGMVIHPETGKLDRIIDGYSNVISKDKIHIQ, encoded by the coding sequence ATGTCAGTTATTTCTAGCATTCTGGATTACAACAAAACGTTTGTCGACCAAAACAAATATAAAGAGTTTCAAACGACAAAGTATCCAGATAAAAAGATCGTCATCATAACATGCATGGATACCCGTCTGTTGGAATTGCTTCCAAAGGCGATGGGTTTAAGGAATGGAGATGCGAAAATCATTAAGAACGCTGGAGCAATTGTTTCCCATCCTTTTGGCAGCATTATGCGCAGTATCCTTGTCGCTATTTATGAGCTGAAAGTGGAGGAAGTATGTGTGATCGGACATCACGGATGCGGTATGGTGGGGCTTCGATCTTCTTCACTTCTTGATGCCGCAAAGCAGAAGAAAGTCAGTCAGGAGCATATTGATGTCCTTACAAACTCTGGTATTGATTTATCAAAGTGGCTGTCAGGTTTTCAATGCGTAGAGGAGAGTGTAACGAATAGTGTCCGCTTGATCGAAAATCATCCATTATTACCGGAATCCATTGCCGTTCACGGTATGGTCATCCATCCCGAAACGGGTAAATTGGATCGAATCATAGATGGATATAGCAACGTTATCAGCAAGGACAAAATACATATTCAATAA
- a CDS encoding PepSY domain-containing protein, with amino-acid sequence MKSRKMLITAGSTLVFGLLLFVGFQWWAPSLSAESLTKEEVNQTAKDKYPGTIIKTTKSEGEEYQIEMQLETGVYQIRMDAKSGEVRSLKKETIVHSAEETTESIPQKQLTQKEIKARISSQGDLEQIDFVQEKDNSFYKAVVNKNDEKITLILDPYTGAIIDSTMVADSIITEKEAIAIAEKHVKGTGDDTEFYQPPDQTPYYLIEVELEDDRDAVVQVDGYTKEVKTITWEDDEENDNDGPEN; translated from the coding sequence ATGAAGAGTAGAAAAATGCTGATAACAGCTGGTTCAACTCTCGTTTTCGGTCTGCTATTATTCGTCGGATTTCAATGGTGGGCTCCATCATTATCCGCGGAAAGCTTGACGAAAGAAGAAGTGAACCAGACGGCAAAGGATAAATATCCTGGAACCATTATAAAGACAACGAAAAGTGAAGGTGAAGAATATCAGATTGAAATGCAGCTTGAAACCGGAGTGTATCAAATTAGGATGGATGCGAAAAGCGGTGAAGTTCGTTCACTAAAAAAAGAAACCATAGTTCATTCAGCTGAAGAAACGACGGAAAGCATACCCCAAAAGCAACTTACCCAAAAAGAAATAAAGGCCCGTATTTCCTCGCAAGGTGATCTGGAACAAATTGATTTTGTGCAGGAGAAAGACAATTCCTTTTATAAAGCAGTGGTAAATAAGAATGACGAAAAAATCACATTAATACTCGACCCATATACTGGAGCTATTATTGACTCGACAATGGTGGCAGATAGTATCATTACAGAAAAGGAAGCAATTGCAATTGCGGAAAAACATGTAAAAGGAACAGGTGACGATACAGAATTTTATCAGCCCCCAGATCAGACACCTTATTATTTGATCGAAGTTGAATTAGAGGATGATCGAGACGCGGTCGTCCAAGTGGACGGCTACACAAAAGAAGTAAAAACAATCACATGGGAAGATGATGAAGAGAATGATAATGATGGCCCTGAAAACTAA
- a CDS encoding ATP-binding protein, translated as MRLRKKINLYTAVLFIFLLLLMNVSIYFVFSNLMMVNELNRAKAETKKISFDVSKNVNDISPNDLLRAYLPIDGMIGIVNEGQRKGTVVTSNSEKQLSNRDSSFYPGEKSAIITYHQKKYVFVSNPIVWGDGSVVNLQITKSITATEEMLAVLRIVLIAVTVIAMIPVLISSTILSNFIARPIRSMIDTMKEIQTSGQFKRLSLEEKSKDELVEMGKTFNHMIDLLQANFEKQEQFVSNASHELKTPLTVIESYASLLKRKGLERPDLFAESIEAIHSEAIRMREMTEEMLLLAKHQEKWNIEKETIILNDIIAELAKVYKNAYNRTVEIYSGDAIEAVTDIQKLKQLLFIFLDNARKYSDEHIAVYIGQTSDEAYIRIEDRGDGIPKAELPKVFDRFYRVDKARSRKQGGSGLGLSMAKEIADAIDVRIEMDSLEGRGTIVTLLFN; from the coding sequence ATGAGACTTCGGAAGAAAATAAATTTATATACAGCGGTGTTATTCATTTTCCTGCTCCTTTTAATGAATGTTTCCATTTATTTTGTATTCAGTAATCTGATGATGGTGAATGAACTTAATCGTGCGAAAGCGGAGACAAAGAAAATTTCCTTTGATGTTAGTAAAAATGTTAATGATATTTCACCAAATGATTTACTTCGGGCCTATCTGCCTATAGATGGCATGATCGGTATTGTAAACGAAGGTCAACGAAAAGGAACAGTCGTTACATCCAATTCTGAAAAACAATTAAGCAATCGGGATAGTAGCTTTTATCCGGGTGAGAAGAGCGCGATCATCACTTATCATCAGAAAAAGTATGTATTCGTTTCAAACCCGATCGTTTGGGGCGATGGAAGTGTAGTTAATCTACAAATCACCAAAAGCATTACAGCTACTGAGGAAATGCTCGCTGTTCTGCGCATCGTATTAATCGCTGTAACGGTCATTGCCATGATACCTGTTCTGATATCAAGCACCATTCTTAGTAACTTCATCGCCCGTCCGATTCGATCGATGATTGATACGATGAAGGAGATTCAAACAAGCGGCCAATTTAAGCGACTTAGCCTAGAGGAAAAATCAAAAGATGAACTTGTGGAAATGGGGAAAACCTTTAATCACATGATCGATTTGCTGCAAGCTAACTTCGAAAAACAGGAGCAATTCGTATCGAATGCTTCACATGAATTAAAAACACCGCTAACAGTCATCGAAAGCTATGCAAGTCTTTTGAAGAGAAAAGGGTTGGAGCGTCCTGATTTGTTTGCTGAATCAATAGAGGCCATCCATTCTGAAGCCATAAGAATGAGAGAGATGACAGAGGAAATGCTCCTGCTAGCAAAGCATCAGGAAAAATGGAATATAGAGAAGGAAACCATCATTCTGAACGACATCATTGCAGAGTTAGCGAAAGTGTATAAAAATGCGTACAATCGAACAGTGGAGATTTATAGTGGCGATGCAATTGAAGCAGTAACGGACATTCAAAAGTTAAAACAGCTTTTGTTCATTTTTTTAGACAATGCAAGAAAGTATAGTGACGAGCATATCGCAGTCTACATAGGACAAACAAGTGATGAAGCATATATCCGCATCGAAGACAGAGGGGATGGAATTCCAAAGGCTGAATTGCCAAAAGTGTTCGATCGCTTTTATCGTGTAGATAAAGCGAGAAGCCGAAAGCAAGGCGGATCAGGATTGGGGCTTTCCATGGCAAAGGAAATTGCTGATGCAATTGATGTACGGATTGAAATGGATAGTCTCGAAGGCAGGGGAACGATCGTCACTCTTTTATTTAATTAA
- a CDS encoding response regulator transcription factor, producing MSEESILIVEDEEKILRLLELELEIEGYQIGKAMDGNEALKAYRSGKWDLILLDVMLPGISGIELLRKIRMKNNSTPVILLTAKGSVEDKVSGLDLGANDYITKPFQIEELLARIRAVLRMRTAVPSIEDEDDGWLNTADLKVNVKTREVIRGESQIALTPKEYDLLLYLLKNKRQVLNRDQILEAVWGYDFYGETNVVDVYIRYVRKKLEFGFDTPLIHTVRGVGYVMKDAK from the coding sequence ATGAGTGAAGAATCAATACTAATCGTGGAAGACGAAGAAAAAATCTTAAGACTGCTTGAATTGGAGCTTGAAATCGAAGGCTACCAAATCGGAAAGGCAATGGACGGAAATGAAGCCCTTAAAGCGTATCGATCAGGAAAATGGGATTTGATCTTATTGGATGTGATGCTTCCAGGCATAAGCGGGATCGAGCTGCTTCGGAAAATTCGTATGAAAAACAATTCCACTCCAGTCATCCTGTTAACTGCAAAAGGCTCGGTTGAAGATAAAGTTTCCGGTCTTGATCTCGGTGCGAATGACTACATTACTAAACCTTTCCAAATTGAGGAATTGCTAGCCCGAATTCGTGCGGTTTTAAGAATGCGGACTGCTGTACCTTCAATAGAAGATGAGGACGATGGATGGCTCAATACCGCTGATTTAAAGGTGAATGTCAAAACACGCGAAGTCATTAGAGGTGAAAGTCAAATTGCCCTAACGCCGAAAGAGTATGATTTACTTCTTTATTTACTGAAGAATAAGCGTCAAGTGCTAAACCGGGATCAAATTCTGGAAGCGGTTTGGGGGTATGATTTCTATGGAGAAACAAACGTTGTGGATGTGTATATCCGATATGTTCGCAAAAAGCTCGAATTTGGCTTTGATACGCCGCTTATCCATACTGTAAGAGGCGTTGGTTACGTCATGAAGGATGCAAAATGA
- the ppsA gene encoding phosphoenolpyruvate synthase, giving the protein MKPYVLEFREIDKTQLLLAGGKGSNLGELSKIHGIQVPEGFCVTTEGYQKALEQNEAFYALVDQLSLLKVEDRDQIGEISRKIRQIIMEVEIPSDVVKAVAHYLSRFGDEHAYAVRSSATAEDLPHASFAGQQDTYLNIIGKEAIMQHISKCWASLFTDRAVIYRMQNGFDHRQVYLSVIVQRMVFPQASGILFTADPITSNRKLLSIDASFGLGEALVSGLVSPDCYKVKEEEIVDKMIATKKLAIYGLKEGGTETQRIDPDQQKTQTLTEQQILQLARTGRQIEAYFGCPQDIEWCLADDTFYIVQSRPITTLYPIPEANDKENHVYVSVGHQQMMTDPIKPLGMSIFQLTSFGPRFKAGGRLFVDVTHRLASPDSRKMLLDAMGQHDPLMKDALITIIERGDFIKSLPNDKQEQSSGKSNKSVSSADSRAQIENDPTIVSDLIKSSQTSIEELKQNIQTKLGSDLFDFILEDIQILKKILFDPQSSAVFMAAIDASSWINENMNEWLGEKNAADTLSQSVPNNITSEMGLALLELADVIRPYPEVIDYLQHVNDDNFLDELVKFDGGQETQDAIYDYLRKYGMRCTGEIDITKTRWSEKPTTLIPMILSNIKNFEPNASDRKFEQGRQEALKKEQELLDRLKQLPDGEQKAKETKRMISLIRNFIGYREYPKYGMVNRYFVYKQALMKEAEQLVQAKVIREKEDIYYLTFEELHEVVRTNKLDYQIISKRKDEYKLYEKLTPPRVITSDGEIIVGEYKRENLPAEAIVGLPVSSGVIEGRARVILNMEDADLEEGDILVTPFTDPSWTPLFVSIKGLVAEVGGLMTHGAVIAREYGLPAVVGVENATKIIRDGQRIRVHGTEGYIEII; this is encoded by the coding sequence ATGAAACCATATGTACTAGAGTTTCGGGAGATCGATAAAACGCAACTTTTGCTCGCCGGAGGAAAAGGGTCGAATTTAGGGGAACTATCGAAGATTCATGGAATACAAGTGCCAGAAGGATTTTGTGTTACGACAGAAGGTTATCAAAAAGCCCTCGAACAAAACGAAGCCTTCTACGCATTGGTGGATCAACTATCTCTGCTAAAAGTAGAGGATCGAGATCAAATTGGTGAAATCAGCAGGAAGATTCGACAAATCATTATGGAAGTAGAAATTCCTTCCGATGTTGTGAAAGCAGTTGCTCACTATCTCTCCCGGTTTGGCGATGAACATGCTTATGCAGTGCGTTCCAGTGCGACAGCTGAGGATTTACCACATGCCTCTTTTGCCGGTCAACAAGACACCTATTTAAATATCATCGGCAAAGAAGCGATCATGCAGCACATCAGCAAATGCTGGGCTTCCCTATTTACGGATCGCGCGGTAATCTACCGTATGCAAAATGGATTTGACCACAGACAAGTTTATTTATCCGTTATCGTTCAAAGGATGGTTTTCCCACAGGCTTCAGGGATTTTATTTACAGCTGATCCGATTACTTCTAACCGAAAGCTGCTATCGATCGATGCCAGTTTTGGACTTGGAGAAGCACTGGTCTCTGGCTTGGTATCTCCCGATTGTTATAAAGTAAAGGAAGAGGAAATCGTTGATAAGATGATAGCAACCAAAAAATTGGCTATCTATGGACTAAAAGAAGGCGGAACAGAGACCCAGCGGATCGATCCCGATCAGCAAAAGACTCAAACACTTACTGAACAACAAATTTTACAACTAGCACGTACAGGAAGACAGATCGAAGCTTATTTTGGTTGCCCACAAGATATCGAATGGTGTTTGGCTGATGATACATTTTATATTGTCCAGAGTCGGCCGATCACTACTTTATACCCCATCCCAGAAGCAAATGATAAAGAAAATCACGTTTATGTATCTGTTGGTCATCAACAAATGATGACTGACCCCATAAAACCATTGGGAATGTCGATATTCCAGTTAACATCATTTGGACCTAGATTTAAAGCTGGTGGAAGGTTGTTTGTTGATGTTACACATAGGCTGGCTTCACCTGACAGCAGAAAAATGTTATTAGATGCCATGGGACAACACGATCCGCTCATGAAAGACGCACTCATTACCATAATAGAGCGAGGAGATTTCATAAAATCTTTACCAAATGATAAGCAAGAACAGAGTTCCGGTAAAAGCAATAAAAGTGTGTCTTCTGCGGATTCTAGGGCACAAATCGAAAACGACCCGACCATCGTTTCTGATTTGATTAAGAGTAGTCAAACATCGATAGAAGAGTTAAAACAAAACATCCAAACGAAATTAGGATCGGATTTATTTGATTTTATTCTGGAAGATATCCAGATATTAAAGAAGATTTTATTTGACCCACAAAGTTCAGCTGTGTTTATGGCTGCTATAGATGCCTCATCATGGATCAATGAAAATATGAACGAGTGGTTAGGTGAAAAAAACGCAGCCGACACCCTTTCTCAATCTGTACCAAACAATATTACTTCGGAAATGGGTCTGGCGCTATTGGAGCTCGCAGATGTGATTCGGCCTTATCCAGAAGTAATTGATTATTTACAACATGTAAATGATGATAACTTTTTGGATGAACTGGTTAAGTTTGATGGTGGACAGGAAACCCAAGACGCTATCTATGATTATCTCCGCAAATACGGAATGCGATGTACCGGAGAAATCGATATTACTAAAACTCGTTGGAGCGAAAAACCAACTACCCTCATCCCTATGATTCTCAGTAATATCAAAAACTTTGAGCCTAATGCCAGCGATCGGAAATTTGAGCAAGGGCGACAGGAAGCTTTGAAAAAAGAACAAGAGTTATTAGATCGATTGAAGCAATTACCGGATGGTGAACAAAAAGCCAAAGAAACAAAACGAATGATCAGCCTAATCCGGAATTTCATCGGTTATCGGGAATATCCAAAATACGGCATGGTTAATCGTTACTTCGTTTATAAGCAGGCTTTGATGAAAGAAGCCGAACAGCTCGTGCAAGCCAAAGTCATTCGTGAAAAAGAAGATATATACTATCTCACTTTTGAAGAACTTCACGAAGTCGTCCGCACAAATAAATTGGATTATCAGATCATCAGCAAACGAAAAGACGAGTACAAATTATATGAAAAACTAACTCCTCCACGTGTTATCACGTCTGATGGTGAAATCATTGTAGGTGAGTATAAACGAGAAAATCTCCCAGCCGAAGCTATTGTAGGTCTACCTGTTTCTTCCGGAGTTATTGAGGGACGTGCGCGTGTCATCTTAAACATGGAAGATGCTGATCTAGAAGAGGGAGATATATTGGTCACCCCCTTTACCGACCCTAGCTGGACACCATTGTTTGTTTCCATAAAAGGTTTAGTTGCCGAGGTTGGTGGACTGATGACCCATGGAGCAGTTATCGCACGTGAATATGGCTTACCGGCGGTTGTCGGGGTGGAAAATGCCACCAAGATAATAAGAGACGGGCAACGAATTCGCGTGCATGGAACAGAAGGGTATATCGAAATAATATAA
- a CDS encoding SRPBCC domain-containing protein — protein MFTKTEITRSFNATRELVFKAFTESEHLQNWWGPKGWAFNISKFELREDGVLHYSQTSPDGNVMWVKFVYQEVNAPEKLVYTSFFSDEKGNIVRAPFNDSWPLEILNTFTFTEHEGKAVLTMIGTPVSPTEEEMKTYEESQEMVQAGFSGTFVQLADYLSNISEN, from the coding sequence ATGTTTACAAAAACTGAAATTACCCGAAGTTTCAACGCTACTCGTGAGCTTGTATTTAAGGCATTTACCGAATCAGAACATCTGCAGAACTGGTGGGGCCCAAAAGGATGGGCTTTTAATATTTCCAAGTTTGAGCTTCGTGAGGATGGTGTCTTACATTACAGCCAGACATCTCCTGACGGTAATGTAATGTGGGTCAAATTCGTTTATCAAGAAGTAAATGCTCCAGAGAAACTTGTTTACACCTCTTTCTTTTCTGATGAAAAGGGTAACATCGTACGTGCTCCTTTTAACGACAGCTGGCCATTGGAAATTCTCAATACTTTTACATTCACCGAGCATGAAGGTAAAGCAGTACTTACGATGATTGGGACACCTGTATCACCGACTGAGGAGGAAATGAAAACTTACGAGGAGTCGCAGGAAATGGTACAGGCGGGCTTTTCAGGAACCTTCGTTCAACTCGCTGATTACCTCTCGAATATTTCTGAAAACTGA